A region from the Sphingomonas sp. S2-65 genome encodes:
- a CDS encoding arginine N-succinyltransferase, translating into MSFRIRAARDEDLQPLYEMAKLTGGGFTNLPPERASLRAKLERSHAAFARTEDGLFDDLFVLVLENAETGDVRGTCQIFTHVGQTWPFYSYRIGTVTKHSRELNRTFRAEMLSLVNDLESSSEVGGLFLHPHERAGGLGLLLARSRYLFIAYHRARFADRILAELRGVIDEAGASPFWDGVAGRFFGMNFQDADSFNAAHGNQFIADLMPKHPIYTAMLNDHARAVMGIPHPNGRAAMRMLENEGFAYEKYIDIFDGGPTMTARTDQVKTIREAVTARVARIGAADQSALIATGRLAGFQVTQGKVGIGPDGVTIDPASAALLGVKEGDKIVHVAR; encoded by the coding sequence GTGAGCTTTCGCATCCGCGCCGCGCGGGACGAGGATCTGCAGCCCCTCTACGAAATGGCGAAGCTGACGGGCGGCGGGTTCACCAATCTGCCGCCCGAGCGCGCCTCGCTGCGGGCGAAGCTGGAGCGAAGTCACGCCGCCTTTGCCCGAACCGAGGACGGGCTGTTCGACGACCTGTTCGTCCTCGTCCTGGAGAATGCCGAAACCGGCGACGTCCGGGGCACCTGCCAGATCTTCACGCATGTCGGCCAGACCTGGCCCTTCTACAGCTATCGCATCGGCACCGTCACCAAGCATAGCCGCGAGCTCAACCGCACGTTCCGCGCCGAAATGCTGAGCCTGGTGAACGATCTTGAGAGTTCGTCTGAAGTAGGCGGCCTGTTTCTCCATCCTCATGAGCGCGCCGGCGGGCTGGGGCTGCTGCTCGCCCGCAGCCGCTACCTGTTCATCGCGTACCACCGTGCCCGCTTCGCCGATCGCATCCTCGCCGAACTGCGCGGCGTTATCGATGAGGCCGGCGCCTCGCCCTTCTGGGACGGCGTGGCGGGCAGGTTCTTCGGCATGAACTTCCAGGATGCCGACAGCTTCAACGCCGCCCATGGCAATCAATTCATTGCCGATCTGATGCCCAAGCACCCGATCTATACCGCGATGCTGAACGACCATGCCCGCGCGGTGATGGGCATCCCCCATCCAAACGGGCGGGCGGCGATGCGGATGCTCGAGAACGAAGGCTTCGCGTACGAGAAATATATCGACATCTTCGACGGTGGTCCGACCATGACCGCCCGCACCGACCAGGTGAAGACGATCCGCGAAGCGGTCACCGCCCGCGTTGCGCGCATCGGCGCTGCCGACCAGTCCGCCCTGATCGCGACCGGCAGGCTCGCCGGCTTCCAAGTCACGCAGGGCAAGGTCGGTATCGGTCCCGACGGCGTGACCATCGATCCCGCATCCGCGGCCCTGCTCGGGGTGAAGGAAGGGGACAAGATCGTCCACGTCGCCCGTTGA
- a CDS encoding hydrolase — protein sequence MIAVTDLERDAIAHVGAAPMLAQTESWVAINSGTRNLAGLRTMAGLLADAFAVLPGALSLIEPDPVESVSPAGQVEQLAHGQHLRLSVRPDAPLQLLFTGHMDTVYPVDHPFQSARWLPDGTLNGPGAADMKGGLAVMLAALQAVEASPLAPRLGYDVVINSDEETGSFASAALIARAARGKHVAFTYEPALPDGTLAGARGGTGNFSLIVRGRSAHAGRNPETGRNALVAAADLAVRLASAGTPALSVNPARIDGGGPNNVVPELAILRVNFRPRAQEAIDDATTAIQRIVESVSREHEVRIEVHGSFNRPPKPLDPRSLQLFHLVQGAGAALGLQIAWKATGGVCDGNNIAACGVPVIDTMGVRGGAIHSMEEFLIPDSLAERAALSAISILRLAERGGL from the coding sequence ATGATTGCAGTCACCGACCTGGAGCGCGACGCTATCGCTCATGTGGGCGCAGCCCCGATGCTGGCCCAGACCGAAAGCTGGGTCGCGATCAACAGCGGTACGCGCAACCTGGCAGGCCTGCGGACAATGGCCGGCCTGCTCGCCGACGCCTTCGCCGTTCTGCCCGGCGCGCTCTCGCTGATCGAGCCTGACCCGGTGGAAAGCGTCTCGCCCGCGGGTCAGGTCGAACAACTGGCGCACGGCCAGCATCTCCGCCTGAGCGTCCGGCCCGATGCGCCGCTCCAGCTGCTCTTCACCGGCCACATGGACACCGTCTACCCCGTCGATCACCCGTTCCAGTCCGCGCGGTGGCTGCCGGACGGGACACTGAACGGCCCGGGTGCGGCGGACATGAAGGGCGGGCTGGCGGTGATGCTCGCTGCCTTGCAGGCGGTCGAGGCAAGCCCCCTTGCGCCGCGCCTGGGCTATGACGTCGTGATCAACTCCGACGAGGAGACCGGCTCCTTCGCGTCTGCGGCGCTCATCGCGCGCGCCGCGCGTGGCAAGCACGTCGCCTTCACCTATGAGCCGGCGTTGCCCGACGGCACGCTCGCCGGCGCAAGAGGCGGCACGGGCAATTTCTCGCTGATCGTTCGCGGCCGCAGTGCCCATGCCGGCCGTAATCCCGAAACAGGCCGCAACGCTCTTGTCGCCGCCGCCGACCTGGCGGTCCGCCTCGCCTCGGCGGGTACGCCCGCACTCTCGGTCAATCCCGCGCGGATTGACGGCGGTGGCCCCAACAACGTCGTGCCCGAACTCGCCATCCTCCGCGTCAACTTCCGACCGCGCGCGCAGGAGGCGATCGACGATGCCACCACGGCGATCCAGCGCATCGTGGAGAGCGTCAGCCGCGAGCACGAGGTCAGGATCGAAGTGCACGGCAGCTTCAATCGCCCGCCAAAGCCGCTCGACCCCCGATCGCTGCAACTGTTCCACCTCGTTCAGGGAGCCGGTGCGGCGTTGGGCTTGCAGATCGCGTGGAAAGCCACCGGCGGCGTTTGCGACGGCAACAACATCGCTGCCTGCGGCGTGCCCGTGATCGACACGATGGGCGTGCGCGGCGGCGCAATTCATTCCATGGAGGAATTTCTGATCCCGGACTCACTCGCCGAACGTGCCGCCTTGTCGGCAATCAGCATCCTCCGGCTTGCCGAACGAGGTGGCCTGTGA